From a region of the Roseivirga sp. 4D4 genome:
- a CDS encoding CotH kinase family protein: MRLHKSSTALILICSLIIISCKDKEGGTDIPTDPDLVLPEGSEIPYFVISSEGNTIVDEPKVSGTLQVFVNQQSVFSNPIGIELRGSTSRRLFPKLSYGIEFWDQNGEDISLEILDFGKEEDWVLHGPYSDKTLLRNVLLYDLSNDIGRWAAKTQLVELNLNNSYRGVYAFMEKIKRDGDRLTIEPMDQTVTSGAELTGGYILKIDKTSGDTDNSDWPGDALYTENLGFRSPYSPNGNIHPFEPYGSKRGIETYFMYEYPRAENINDAQKNYIQQYISDFEEALIQEDYSGATRDYENYIDVGSFVDFFILNELSANPDAYRLSTYMHKYQNGKLAMGPVWDFNLAFGNDGRSATSEWIYEFNDRNPQDLWLVHFWWDKLLGDPKFRSAVKTRWTALRSNELGLTAINAKIDDWVTYLESNGAANRNFAQWPVFGIALPFNSFVGNSLEEEIDYVKNWLRQRTVWMDSQIQGW, from the coding sequence ATGCGCCTACACAAATCTTCTACTGCTCTGATTCTCATTTGCTCCCTGATCATTATCTCATGCAAAGACAAAGAAGGTGGAACAGATATACCGACTGATCCAGATCTAGTGCTCCCAGAGGGCAGTGAAATCCCATATTTCGTCATTAGTTCCGAAGGAAACACCATCGTTGATGAGCCGAAGGTAAGTGGCACTTTACAAGTGTTCGTCAACCAACAATCCGTTTTCTCGAATCCAATTGGTATTGAATTACGGGGTTCAACTTCCAGAAGGCTTTTTCCGAAACTATCCTATGGCATTGAATTTTGGGATCAAAATGGCGAAGATATCTCCTTAGAGATTTTAGATTTTGGTAAAGAGGAAGATTGGGTGCTGCATGGCCCGTATAGCGACAAGACGCTGTTGAGAAACGTCCTGCTCTATGATTTGTCCAACGACATTGGCCGATGGGCTGCAAAAACACAGCTTGTCGAACTTAACCTTAACAACAGTTATAGAGGCGTGTATGCCTTTATGGAAAAAATCAAACGTGATGGCGATCGGTTGACCATAGAACCGATGGATCAGACGGTAACCTCTGGTGCTGAACTTACCGGTGGGTACATTTTAAAAATCGACAAGACCAGTGGAGATACCGATAACTCAGATTGGCCGGGTGATGCTTTGTATACTGAAAACCTGGGGTTCAGGTCACCTTACAGTCCTAATGGTAATATTCACCCTTTCGAACCCTATGGATCTAAAAGAGGAATAGAGACGTACTTTATGTATGAGTACCCACGAGCCGAAAACATTAATGATGCACAGAAAAACTATATTCAGCAATACATCAGCGACTTCGAAGAGGCCCTTATCCAAGAAGACTATTCAGGAGCAACGCGTGACTATGAAAATTATATAGATGTCGGCAGTTTTGTCGATTTCTTCATCCTGAACGAACTCAGTGCCAACCCTGATGCCTACCGGTTAAGTACTTACATGCATAAGTACCAGAATGGTAAGCTGGCTATGGGCCCTGTTTGGGATTTCAATTTGGCCTTTGGCAATGATGGCAGAAGTGCCACCAGCGAGTGGATTTACGAATTCAATGATCGAAATCCTCAAGATTTATGGCTTGTACATTTTTGGTGGGATAAACTACTCGGTGATCCAAAATTCAGAAGTGCCGTCAAAACCAGATGGACAGCGCTTAGAAGTAATGAACTGGGCCTGACCGCCATTAATGCAAAAATCGATGACTGGGTGACCTACTTAGAGTCAAACGGTGCTGCAAACCGTAATTTTGCTCAGTGGCCGGTTTTCGGCATTGCCCTGCCATTCAACAGCTTTGTAGGAAATAGCCTTGAAGAAGAAATCGACTACGTCAAAAACTGGTTAAGGCAACGTACCGTTTGGATGGACTCACAGATTCAAGGGTGGTAG
- a CDS encoding DUF2490 domain-containing protein, whose amino-acid sequence MIKFRILLTAFLVCFFTVSAFGQSGGRVSDVEVWLKAGGKVDLTDKWEIAFEEQIRFDDDVNALKNFHTEIQLTFKPIEALSLHAVSRYITRNDNSGSIQGFEDLFRYQFGASYKHDLGQLRMKYRALYQHRNEVGISEAQGDIPEKFLRLRTSAEYKIKDWKYDPQVRVEYFNALNDEVGTNNQIRFGFGTERDYKKFGELGFFYLFESSLGLNIKQLTHILSFKYTYTF is encoded by the coding sequence ATGATCAAGTTTCGAATTCTTCTCACCGCCTTTTTGGTTTGTTTTTTCACTGTTTCTGCCTTCGGCCAAAGTGGAGGACGAGTAAGCGATGTTGAGGTATGGTTGAAAGCAGGAGGGAAAGTAGATCTTACGGATAAATGGGAAATCGCCTTTGAAGAGCAGATTCGGTTCGATGATGATGTAAATGCACTCAAGAATTTCCACACAGAAATTCAACTGACTTTTAAGCCGATCGAGGCATTGAGTCTTCATGCCGTTTCAAGATACATTACAAGAAATGACAATAGCGGAAGCATTCAAGGCTTTGAAGATCTGTTTCGCTACCAATTCGGAGCTAGTTATAAGCATGACCTGGGTCAACTTAGAATGAAATACAGGGCCTTATATCAACACCGGAATGAGGTTGGTATTTCGGAAGCTCAGGGTGATATTCCTGAAAAATTCTTAAGGCTTAGGACAAGTGCAGAATACAAGATTAAGGACTGGAAATACGATCCGCAAGTAAGAGTTGAGTATTTCAATGCACTAAACGATGAGGTAGGCACGAACAATCAAATTCGTTTTGGTTTCGGCACAGAACGAGATTATAAGAAATTCGGTGAGTTAGGCTTTTTCTATCTTTTTGAGAGTTCTTTAGGACTCAATATCAAGCAGCTAACCCATATACTTTCATTCAAGTATACTTATACCTTTTGA
- the tpiA gene encoding triose-phosphate isomerase has translation MRKKIIAGNWKMNKSLEDGLALASEVTNMAADEVPSEVTMIMCTPAIHLSAVSGIVKDVANVSVGAQNMSEHESGAYTGDLSAEMVISAGASFVIIGHSERREYHFETNQQLADRVKLALNKGITPIFCCGESLETREANEHVGFVNNQLKESLFELSAEEMKKVVIAYEPIWAIGTGVTASSAQAQEMHLSIRESLAGQFGQEVADDISILYGGSMKPANAQELLAQPDVDGGLIGGASLKARDFVDIAKSY, from the coding sequence ATGAGAAAAAAGATAATCGCAGGAAACTGGAAAATGAATAAATCTTTAGAAGACGGATTGGCGCTTGCTTCTGAAGTCACCAATATGGCCGCGGATGAAGTGCCTTCTGAAGTGACCATGATCATGTGCACACCGGCTATTCATTTATCGGCTGTTTCGGGAATTGTAAAGGATGTTGCGAATGTCTCTGTTGGAGCCCAAAATATGAGCGAACATGAGTCTGGAGCTTACACTGGAGATTTATCAGCTGAGATGGTTATTTCTGCTGGTGCTTCATTTGTCATTATCGGTCACAGCGAACGTAGAGAGTATCATTTCGAGACCAATCAGCAGCTTGCTGATCGTGTAAAGTTAGCTTTGAACAAAGGCATTACACCAATCTTTTGCTGCGGAGAATCTTTAGAAACGCGAGAGGCCAACGAGCATGTCGGTTTTGTGAATAATCAATTGAAAGAAAGCCTTTTTGAACTCTCCGCTGAAGAAATGAAGAAAGTGGTGATCGCCTATGAGCCAATTTGGGCGATAGGTACCGGAGTCACAGCCAGTTCGGCTCAGGCGCAAGAAATGCACTTGAGTATTAGAGAATCACTGGCAGGGCAATTTGGTCAGGAGGTCGCTGACGACATATCAATCCTTTATGGAGGTAGCATGAAGCCGGCAAACGCTCAGGAGCTTCTGGCACAACCTGATGTTGATGGTGGTCTGATAGGTGGAGCATCGTTAAAAGCCCGTGATTTCGTTGATATCGCTAAATCCTACTAA
- a CDS encoding dipeptidase gives MNDYITNNKDRFLDELLDLLRIPSVSADSKFKDDVRKAASFLEEKLISAGADNVEICETGGHPIVYGEKMVDPSAPTVLVYGHYDVQPADPYELWDSPPFEPVIKETALHPDGAIFARGACDDKGQMYMHIKAFEAMMATNTLGCNVKFIIEGEEEVGSDNLEDFLADNKEKLEADIVLVSDTGIIANDVPSITVGLRGLSYVEVEVTGPNRDLHSGLYGGAVPNPINILSEMIASLKDENQRINVLGFYNDVVELTSVERAALARAPFNLEEFKSSIGLSDIEGESGYNSMERTSIRPTLDVNGIWGGYTGEGAKTVIPSKAHAKISMRLVPNQDPEKITKLFEEHFKSIAPKSVSVKVTPHHGGQPAVTPTDSPAYLAAAKAMEATFGKEPVPFRGGGSIPIVALFEQILGAKTVLMGFGLDSDAIHSPNEHYGLFNYYKGIETIPLFYQNYAEMK, from the coding sequence ATTAACGACTACATCACCAATAATAAAGATCGATTTCTAGATGAGCTGTTGGATTTGTTGAGGATCCCCTCAGTAAGTGCCGATAGTAAGTTCAAAGATGATGTCCGAAAAGCGGCAAGTTTTCTGGAAGAAAAACTGATCTCTGCTGGAGCCGATAACGTAGAAATTTGTGAAACAGGTGGGCATCCAATCGTTTATGGTGAAAAGATGGTTGATCCATCGGCACCGACTGTTTTAGTTTATGGTCATTATGATGTTCAACCAGCGGACCCTTATGAACTGTGGGATTCACCACCTTTCGAGCCGGTAATTAAGGAAACGGCACTTCATCCTGATGGCGCCATTTTTGCCCGGGGTGCATGTGATGATAAAGGTCAAATGTATATGCACATCAAAGCCTTTGAAGCAATGATGGCCACCAATACGCTCGGCTGTAATGTGAAATTTATTATTGAAGGTGAAGAAGAAGTCGGATCGGATAATTTGGAAGACTTCTTGGCGGATAATAAAGAGAAATTAGAGGCTGACATCGTATTAGTTTCTGATACAGGAATCATCGCGAATGATGTTCCATCCATCACCGTAGGCCTTAGGGGGCTGAGTTATGTCGAAGTGGAAGTCACTGGCCCCAATAGGGATTTACATTCGGGTCTATATGGAGGTGCAGTACCCAATCCGATCAATATCCTTTCAGAAATGATCGCTTCTCTCAAGGACGAAAATCAACGGATCAATGTCCTCGGTTTTTACAATGATGTAGTGGAGTTGACTTCTGTAGAAAGAGCCGCGCTAGCTCGAGCACCATTCAACTTGGAAGAATTTAAGAGCTCAATTGGACTGAGTGATATTGAAGGAGAGTCAGGTTATAATTCAATGGAACGTACTTCCATTCGTCCAACTTTGGATGTCAACGGCATTTGGGGTGGTTATACTGGGGAGGGGGCCAAAACGGTGATTCCTTCCAAGGCCCATGCAAAGATTTCTATGAGATTGGTTCCTAATCAGGATCCTGAAAAAATCACGAAGCTGTTTGAAGAGCATTTTAAAAGTATAGCACCAAAGTCGGTGAGTGTCAAGGTGACTCCTCATCACGGTGGTCAGCCTGCGGTGACTCCGACAGATTCTCCGGCTTATCTGGCTGCTGCCAAGGCCATGGAAGCGACTTTTGGCAAGGAGCCTGTTCCGTTTAGAGGAGGAGGCAGTATCCCGATTGTTGCGCTCTTTGAGCAAATTTTGGGCGCTAAAACAGTGTTAATGGGCTTCGGCTTGGATTCAGATGCGATTCATTCACCAAACGAGCACTATGGCTTATTTAACTATTATAAGGGGATAGAGACTATCCCACTATTCTATCAGAATTATGCTGAAATGAAGTAG
- a CDS encoding TlpA family protein disulfide reductase, whose product MKKYILFLLMFSLTSMSYAQEYDFLDDGLVRIPMTAFEGPIKLTAPAFLYDGTAIKSKNLSDYMFKPELKISFFGVKEGTWKLKAIVFEKEEDQVKIEQKRRQYNRRNSEDPLLNKPSPEIETVDLSGEALKLSDFQGKLVILNFWFIGCKPCIMEMPELNELVEEYKGEDIVFLAVALDNASSIKEFLTKEKFDYRIIPEGRSIANDYDVYAYPTHLIIDTEGKVIFSQTGYSSNLKKTLKKQIKDLLK is encoded by the coding sequence ATGAAGAAGTACATCCTATTCCTCTTAATGTTTTCACTCACCTCTATGAGTTATGCCCAAGAGTATGACTTCTTAGACGATGGGCTTGTTCGAATTCCTATGACAGCTTTTGAAGGACCGATAAAGCTCACAGCGCCTGCGTTTCTTTATGACGGCACGGCTATTAAGAGTAAGAACCTCTCAGATTACATGTTTAAGCCTGAATTGAAGATAAGTTTCTTCGGGGTAAAGGAAGGAACTTGGAAGTTAAAGGCCATTGTATTCGAGAAGGAAGAGGATCAAGTAAAAATTGAACAGAAAAGAAGGCAATACAATCGTAGGAATAGTGAAGATCCTCTATTGAATAAGCCTTCACCAGAGATCGAAACAGTGGATCTTTCTGGTGAAGCTTTGAAGTTAAGCGACTTCCAAGGAAAACTCGTCATCCTTAATTTTTGGTTTATTGGCTGCAAACCTTGCATTATGGAAATGCCAGAACTAAATGAGTTGGTGGAAGAATATAAGGGAGAAGACATCGTCTTTTTGGCTGTTGCGCTTGACAATGCCTCATCCATCAAAGAGTTTTTAACCAAGGAGAAATTTGATTATCGAATTATTCCAGAAGGCAGATCTATTGCCAATGACTATGACGTTTACGCCTACCCGACTCATCTCATTATTGATACTGAAGGTAAAGTGATCTTTTCACAAACAGGTTACTCCAGTAATCTGAAGAAGACACTGAAAAAACAGATCAAGGATTTATTGAAGTGA
- the prmA gene encoding 50S ribosomal protein L11 methyltransferase, with amino-acid sequence MDFIQINVHCDPPFRDILTAEMGYLEYDSFVETEVGFEAYISEEKFSHPALQTLFNDYRKQTRIWYELKKIPKVNWNEEWEKNYDPILVDDKIYVRATFHESKPEYPYEIVIVPKMSFGTGHHETTHQLLALQLEVDHKDKKVLDVGSGTGILAIMADKLGAKSVAATDIDEWCIENSIENFGLNDVVPTFVKKGTIHELKLNEQYDIVLANINTNVLLNEIPVYGDLLVDGGYLFLSGFYEKDMSQILDLTSNHGLKEVKHTTRKNWVGLVLQKVN; translated from the coding sequence ATGGATTTCATTCAAATCAATGTTCATTGTGATCCTCCGTTTAGAGATATTCTTACAGCAGAGATGGGTTACCTTGAATATGATTCCTTTGTCGAAACAGAGGTAGGTTTCGAAGCCTACATTTCAGAAGAGAAATTCAGCCATCCAGCTTTGCAAACCCTATTTAATGATTACAGGAAGCAAACCAGAATTTGGTACGAGCTGAAGAAGATACCGAAGGTCAACTGGAACGAAGAATGGGAAAAGAACTACGATCCCATTCTGGTGGACGATAAAATTTACGTTCGAGCTACTTTTCACGAATCCAAACCCGAATACCCATACGAAATAGTGATAGTACCAAAGATGTCTTTTGGTACGGGTCATCATGAGACAACCCACCAGTTACTGGCACTACAATTAGAAGTTGACCACAAAGACAAGAAGGTGCTGGATGTTGGTTCGGGTACCGGTATTCTGGCCATTATGGCCGATAAACTGGGAGCCAAGTCTGTTGCCGCTACTGATATTGACGAGTGGTGTATAGAAAACTCAATTGAAAATTTTGGGCTAAATGATGTGGTACCAACTTTTGTTAAGAAGGGTACTATCCATGAGTTGAAACTCAATGAGCAATACGACATCGTTTTAGCCAATATCAATACCAATGTTTTGCTCAATGAAATTCCCGTTTATGGCGATTTACTGGTTGATGGGGGCTATTTGTTCCTAAGTGGTTTCTACGAAAAAGACATGTCACAAATATTAGATTTGACCTCAAACCACGGTTTGAAAGAAGTGAAGCACACCACCCGTAAAAACTGGGTAGGTCTGGTGCTTCAGAAAGTCAACTAA